A stretch of DNA from Nonlabens ponticola:
CACACCTTCATTAAGAGTAAGCTCAGTCGTGCCTCGTTTTACAGTAGCCTCACTTATGGTTAGAACAAACGGCTTGAATTGCACCGCTTGAAATGCCAGCTTATCACCAGCACGCACATCGATGTAAAAAACACCTAGCTCGTTGGTGACGGTACCTTCCAGGGTATTGTTATTAAACACGGTTATTCCATCAAGTGGATCCTGCGTATTTGTCAATATGCTGCCTTGCAACTGTGTGCGTTCAACTTGAGCGATAGCTGTCGTAGCAAACAGCACTAGTATTATCCACAGGTATTTCATAATGATGAGCGATTTGTATTAATATAAAGTTATAAAGAGGCGCGTCAGCATTTTGCCTGTTTATTGTTAAATACCTTTGAGCAAAGTCACATTTTATGCGCGACATGATCATAGCCAGCACCTCAACACTGCACGGCGGTAAGTATCTGGAGTATCTGACTAGCGTTCTTGTAAAAAGATTAAAACGCGTGGATGCTAGCCAGTTGCTATTCATACCATTTGCCAGACCTGGCGGCATATCACATGATGATTATACGTCAAGAGTGCGCGAGGTATTATTGCCGCATGACATTGAAGTTGTAGGATTGCATACTCAAAAGGACCTTATCACAGCTGTGCAAAATGCCAAAGCCATTTTTACTGGCGGCGGCAATACATTTCAATTAGTTAAGATGCTACACGAGTATCAACTGCTTGCGCCACTGCGCCAGGCGATTTATTCAGGCACCTTCTATTTGGGAACTAGTGCTGGCAGCAATATTTGCGGGCTTAACATGCGCACAACAAATGATATGCCTGTGGTACAGCCAGCTTCTTTCAAGACAATTGGTGCGATAGGTTACAATATCAACCCGCATTATCTAGATCCTGATAAA
This window harbors:
- the pepE gene encoding dipeptidase PepE, whose translation is MRDMIIASTSTLHGGKYLEYLTSVLVKRLKRVDASQLLFIPFARPGGISHDDYTSRVREVLLPHDIEVVGLHTQKDLITAVQNAKAIFTGGGNTFQLVKMLHEYQLLAPLRQAIYSGTFYLGTSAGSNICGLNMRTTNDMPVVQPASFKTIGAIGYNINPHYLDPDKNSKHMGETREQRIAEFHIYNNIPVVGLREGSYIDVQGDQEILRGELDARIFEQEKNPYEVAPGYDFASLA